A stretch of Kyrpidia spormannii DNA encodes these proteins:
- a CDS encoding DUF6504 family protein: MSRLIDRPVAVRVKKGLPDSFSFRGQSHQILEIIDQWEESGAWWKGEPSYRIYRVQTADLGVFDLKRYKEEWRLYRIWD; the protein is encoded by the coding sequence TTGAGCCGGCTGATCGACCGCCCCGTTGCAGTCCGGGTGAAAAAAGGCCTGCCCGATTCTTTCTCGTTCCGCGGACAGAGCCACCAGATCCTCGAAATTATCGATCAGTGGGAAGAAAGCGGAGCTTGGTGGAAAGGAGAGCCTTCCTATCGAATCTACCGCGTTCAGACGGCGGATCTTGGGGTCTTCGACCTCAAACGATACAAAGAGGAGTGGCGGTTGTACCGAATCTGGGACTGA
- a CDS encoding acetoacetate--CoA ligase, which translates to MPEGSLLWEGSEVFKHNTNLYRYMQWLKETRGLTFSSYEELWRWSVSDLDAFWTSIWDFFDIKASKPYTRVLASRSMPGAQWFPGAELNYAEHALRHDSNEQPAILFQSEVRPFESVSWKQLKEHVASVAAALRNMGVQHGDRVVAYLPNMPEAVIAMLASASIGAVWSSCSPDFGSVSVIDRFRQIEPKVLFAIDGYRYSGKAFDRRPVIQELQQALPTLSHTVLVPYLNPESGVEGLANALLWQDILGQNSTLQFEQVPFDHPLWVLYSSGTTGLPKAIVQGHGGILLEHLKSIGLHLNLTPDDRFFWFTTTGWMMWNVVVSGLLAGSTILLYDGSPGYPDLNVLWEFAEKTGMTVFGTSAGYLTSCMKAGIEPGRDYDLSRLVSMGSTGSPLPPEGFEWVYQHVKKDLWLASTSGGTDVCSSFVTGCPILPVYSGEIQCRSLGVKVEAFDPDGRPVIDEVGELVITEPMPSMPLYFWNDPDNARYRDSYFDMYPGVWRHGDWIKITPRGTAIIYGRSDSTINRLGVRMGTSEIYRTVESLPEVMDSLVIDLEGMEGSSFMPLFVVLQEGIELDDGLKKKIRDQIRKNLSPRHVPDEIYQIREVPRTLNGKKLEVPIKKILLGTPVHKAVNLDSTANPDAVNFFVQLAEQLKAKQNS; encoded by the coding sequence ATGCCAGAGGGTTCCCTGCTGTGGGAAGGGTCCGAAGTCTTCAAACACAATACGAATTTATATCGTTATATGCAATGGTTGAAAGAAACACGAGGTTTGACTTTTAGTTCTTATGAGGAACTTTGGAGGTGGTCAGTGTCCGACTTGGACGCTTTCTGGACTTCGATTTGGGACTTTTTTGATATCAAGGCCTCTAAGCCCTATACCCGGGTTTTGGCATCCCGTTCCATGCCCGGCGCCCAGTGGTTCCCTGGCGCCGAACTCAACTACGCTGAACATGCTTTGCGCCACGACTCGAACGAACAACCGGCCATCCTCTTTCAATCCGAAGTCCGGCCTTTTGAGTCGGTCTCCTGGAAACAGTTGAAGGAACACGTGGCTTCGGTGGCTGCCGCCTTGCGGAATATGGGCGTACAACACGGGGATCGGGTGGTCGCCTATCTACCCAATATGCCCGAGGCCGTGATTGCCATGCTCGCCTCGGCCAGTATCGGGGCGGTTTGGTCGAGTTGTTCGCCAGATTTCGGAAGTGTCAGCGTGATCGATCGATTCCGGCAGATTGAACCGAAGGTGCTGTTTGCCATCGATGGATACCGCTACAGCGGCAAGGCTTTCGACCGCCGACCCGTGATCCAGGAGTTGCAGCAGGCACTGCCCACTTTGTCGCACACCGTCCTGGTTCCCTATCTAAACCCGGAAAGCGGCGTCGAGGGACTTGCCAACGCCCTTCTCTGGCAAGACATTCTGGGACAAAACAGCACGCTCCAGTTTGAGCAAGTCCCCTTTGATCATCCGCTATGGGTCTTGTACTCCTCCGGCACCACCGGCCTGCCGAAAGCGATCGTCCAAGGGCATGGCGGCATTCTGCTCGAACATCTGAAATCGATCGGTTTACACCTCAACCTCACTCCGGACGATCGGTTTTTCTGGTTCACCACCACCGGCTGGATGATGTGGAATGTCGTGGTGAGCGGCCTCCTGGCGGGATCCACCATCCTGCTGTACGACGGCAGTCCCGGATATCCAGACCTCAACGTCCTATGGGAGTTCGCCGAGAAGACTGGAATGACCGTTTTTGGAACCAGCGCTGGATACCTGACTTCCTGCATGAAAGCGGGAATCGAGCCAGGCCGGGACTACGATTTGTCACGCCTCGTAAGCATGGGTTCCACGGGTTCGCCGCTTCCGCCCGAAGGTTTTGAGTGGGTCTATCAGCATGTCAAAAAAGATCTGTGGCTCGCCTCGACCAGTGGAGGTACGGACGTCTGTTCTTCCTTTGTCACAGGTTGTCCGATTCTTCCGGTCTACTCCGGGGAGATTCAATGCCGCAGCCTGGGCGTAAAGGTCGAAGCCTTCGACCCCGACGGCCGGCCGGTGATCGATGAGGTCGGCGAATTGGTCATCACGGAACCGATGCCTTCTATGCCCCTCTATTTCTGGAATGATCCGGACAACGCCCGGTACCGGGACAGCTATTTCGATATGTACCCCGGTGTATGGCGCCACGGAGACTGGATTAAGATCACTCCCCGGGGCACGGCGATCATCTACGGCCGATCCGACTCCACCATCAACCGCCTGGGCGTTCGGATGGGCACGAGTGAAATCTATCGGACAGTCGAAAGCTTACCTGAGGTCATGGACAGTTTGGTCATCGATCTCGAAGGAATGGAAGGATCTTCCTTTATGCCGTTGTTTGTCGTCCTTCAAGAGGGGATCGAGTTGGACGACGGGCTTAAGAAGAAGATTCGAGACCAAATCCGAAAGAATCTCTCGCCCCGCCACGTTCCGGATGAGATTTATCAAATTCGGGAAGTGCCCAGGACTTTAAACGGAAAGAAACTGGAGGTCCCGATCAAGAAAATCCTGCTGGGCACGCCGGTTCACAAGGCGGTCAACCTGGATTCTACCGCCAATCCCGATGCGGTAAACTTTTTCGTTCAACTGGCCGAGCAACTCAAGGCCAAACAGAACTCTTGA
- the aceB gene encoding malate synthase A, producing MAEWPQGVEVIGEVTPEYGEILTPEALAFVADLHRRFDERRRALLADRAERQKRLDAGWRPDFPAETAEIRAGDWTVGSIPADLQDRRVEITGPAGDRKMVINALNSGAKVFMADFEDANSPTWANTVGGQVNLRDAVNRTITYTSPEGKHYALKDQVAVLMVRPRGWHLEEKHVRVDGRPVSGALFDFALYLFHNAKNLIARGTGPYYYLPKMESRHEARLWNDVFTFAEDRMHFPVGTIKATVLLETIMATFEMDEMLYELRDHIVGMNCGRWDYIFSYIKRFRNQPDVIFPDRNLVTMTVPFMRAYTLYTIKTCHRRGAFAIGGMAAQIPVKNDPAANEEAFAKVRADKEREAQDGHDGTWVAHPGLVPVAMEVFDRLMPGPNQLSRKREDVHVTADDLLAIPEGPITEQGLRNNVSVGVQYIEAWLRGNGAVPIFHLMEDAATAEIARAQVWQWIHHPKGILSDGRKVDAALFRQILTEELQKIKENLGEERFARGKFDQAAALFTDMSLRDDFEEFLTLPGYAYLD from the coding sequence ATGGCTGAGTGGCCGCAAGGGGTCGAAGTGATCGGTGAAGTGACACCGGAATACGGGGAGATTTTAACCCCAGAAGCCTTGGCGTTCGTGGCAGATCTGCACCGCCGATTTGACGAAAGGCGCCGGGCATTGCTCGCCGACCGGGCAGAGCGCCAGAAGCGCCTCGACGCCGGGTGGCGCCCGGATTTTCCTGCAGAGACGGCGGAGATCCGGGCCGGGGATTGGACGGTGGGGTCGATTCCCGCCGATCTTCAGGACCGGCGGGTGGAGATCACCGGCCCGGCCGGGGACCGGAAGATGGTCATCAACGCCCTCAACTCCGGCGCCAAGGTGTTCATGGCAGATTTTGAGGACGCTAACTCTCCCACCTGGGCCAATACCGTGGGCGGACAGGTCAACCTTCGAGACGCCGTCAACCGCACCATCACGTATACCAGCCCCGAAGGGAAACACTATGCCCTTAAAGACCAGGTCGCCGTTCTCATGGTCCGGCCTCGGGGATGGCATTTGGAAGAGAAACACGTCCGGGTGGACGGCCGCCCGGTCTCCGGCGCCTTGTTTGACTTTGCCCTCTACCTGTTCCACAACGCGAAAAACCTGATCGCCCGGGGCACGGGGCCGTATTACTATCTGCCGAAGATGGAAAGTCGGCACGAAGCCCGGCTGTGGAACGATGTATTCACCTTTGCTGAAGACAGGATGCACTTTCCCGTCGGGACGATCAAAGCGACAGTGCTCTTGGAGACGATCATGGCGACCTTTGAAATGGACGAGATGCTGTACGAGCTCCGGGATCACATCGTCGGCATGAATTGCGGGCGTTGGGATTACATTTTCAGTTACATCAAGCGCTTCCGGAATCAACCCGACGTGATTTTTCCCGATCGCAATCTCGTGACGATGACAGTGCCCTTTATGCGTGCCTATACTCTCTACACGATCAAAACCTGCCATCGGCGCGGAGCTTTTGCCATCGGCGGCATGGCGGCCCAGATCCCGGTGAAAAATGACCCGGCCGCGAATGAAGAGGCTTTTGCGAAAGTCCGGGCGGACAAGGAACGGGAAGCCCAGGATGGCCACGACGGCACTTGGGTGGCTCACCCCGGTCTCGTTCCCGTTGCAATGGAAGTGTTTGACCGTCTGATGCCGGGCCCGAATCAACTGAGCCGGAAACGGGAAGATGTTCACGTGACGGCGGACGACCTGCTGGCGATCCCCGAAGGGCCGATCACCGAACAGGGGCTTCGCAACAACGTAAGCGTAGGAGTCCAGTACATCGAAGCGTGGCTTCGGGGTAACGGCGCCGTTCCGATTTTCCACCTCATGGAGGATGCGGCCACGGCGGAAATCGCCCGGGCCCAGGTATGGCAGTGGATTCACCATCCGAAGGGGATTCTGTCGGATGGCCGCAAGGTGGACGCCGCGTTGTTCCGGCAGATTCTGACCGAGGAATTGCAGAAAATCAAAGAGAACCTGGGGGAGGAGCGATTCGCCCGCGGCAAGTTCGACCAGGCCGCGGCACTGTTCACAGATATGTCCCTTCGGGACGACTTTGAGGAATTCCTCACCCTTCCCGGTTACGCGTACCTGGATTGA
- a CDS encoding DNA polymerase III subunit alpha, with translation MVHLHAHSYFSFLDGASAPEELVDIASQLGISAMALTDRDTVAGLVPFHRAAERVGIRPISGAEVTMEDGTILTVLAENAKGYAELCTLLTKAHLSHPRGEPRTLYQDLVEHREGLIVLSGDRRGRIPSLLLQKQNQKAREMAEWLRDGLGKDRFFLEIQDSFTPGSQYFTERLCELADTLDIGVTATHDIHYASPDQFPIYDVLTCIRNQTDLESPHPERPLNGKAYLLSPEEMNLRFQRRPDALHRAKEIAERCQVSLDLSFPRHPAFPHGPGDTPMAILRRLTEEGAIRRYGSLTPEIRRRLEHELAIIETLGYADYFLVVWDVVQFARKKGIRYAGRGSAADSAVAYCLGITDVDAAGRGLLFERFISLERGEKPDIDVDFDARRRDEVAAYVYNRYGEDHVAAVCTYQTFQIRSAIREVGRVMGFPPPLLDRLAKRIPHMVRAGELGAALERFPELRDAGIEHKQVWQLFHLVSALVDIPRHIGTHLGGLVISRDPLTTVTSLQRSAKGVIITPFDKRAVEDVGLMKLDLLSLRTLSAVEDTVQLLHRDGKPIDPEDIPLDDPDTFAAIGEGRTIGVFQLESPAQRALQVRLKPDHLEDLVASVALIRPGPIKGNMVEPFLERRRGNAEFHYIHPALKPILDKTYGVILFQEQVIEIVTAVAGFTPGEADRLRRVMSHHRSLREMEEIGKIFLEKSMARGVSRETAEQIYNYIKGYASYGFCEAHAAAFAATAYRTAYLARHYPAAYYAGLLNQFPMGYYPIHVLCSEARRRGVEILPPDVNNSETGCRLEKGNIRLGLNLIKGLPREEVARIVEDRERQGPFASPEEFCLRIHPSRTLLENLILTGAFDRLYPNRRQLLWYLEDLLQHPGVDIHWTQILPPPGDSGDFTLKERLFHEYRLIQVGLSGHLMELFRPTLRMRRFLPVVDLESFEGKEVWTAGILVRPHRPPTPSGKTVVFFSLEDETGMVDAVMFEKEYRRSGGDLFRPDAIALGVHGTVERRRGHLQLVVDRVRALI, from the coding sequence ATGGTCCATCTTCATGCCCATTCTTACTTCTCTTTTCTCGACGGCGCCTCTGCTCCGGAGGAATTGGTAGATATCGCCTCCCAGCTGGGCATTTCGGCGATGGCCCTCACCGATCGCGATACTGTAGCGGGACTTGTTCCTTTTCACCGGGCAGCTGAACGAGTGGGCATTCGACCGATTTCCGGGGCAGAGGTCACGATGGAGGACGGTACCATTCTAACGGTCCTCGCTGAGAACGCGAAAGGATACGCCGAACTTTGCACCCTTTTGACGAAAGCCCACCTTTCCCACCCCCGCGGAGAACCGCGGACCTTGTACCAAGATCTGGTGGAACACCGGGAAGGGCTGATCGTCCTTTCCGGTGACCGAAGGGGGCGAATCCCCTCTCTGCTCCTGCAGAAACAAAACCAGAAAGCGAGGGAGATGGCCGAATGGCTTCGAGACGGGCTCGGAAAAGATCGCTTTTTTCTTGAAATCCAAGACTCCTTCACCCCCGGCAGCCAATATTTTACAGAACGGCTGTGTGAACTGGCCGATACTCTCGACATCGGCGTCACCGCCACTCACGATATTCATTACGCAAGCCCGGATCAATTTCCGATTTATGATGTGCTCACCTGTATCCGAAACCAAACGGACTTGGAGTCTCCCCACCCCGAGCGCCCGTTGAACGGCAAGGCGTATCTGTTATCGCCCGAGGAGATGAACCTGCGATTTCAGCGACGTCCCGACGCTCTTCACCGGGCGAAGGAGATTGCAGAACGATGCCAGGTATCCCTGGACCTTTCCTTCCCCCGCCACCCGGCCTTTCCCCACGGTCCCGGAGATACCCCCATGGCGATCCTGAGGCGCCTCACCGAAGAAGGTGCGATTCGTCGTTACGGGTCCCTCACACCGGAGATCCGCAGGCGGTTAGAACATGAGCTTGCCATTATCGAAACCTTGGGGTATGCCGATTATTTTTTGGTGGTTTGGGATGTGGTCCAGTTCGCCCGCAAGAAAGGGATTCGTTATGCCGGAAGAGGGTCTGCCGCCGATTCGGCGGTGGCCTATTGCCTCGGCATCACCGATGTGGACGCCGCGGGGAGAGGATTATTGTTCGAGCGATTTATCAGTTTAGAGCGCGGGGAAAAACCGGATATCGATGTCGATTTCGACGCCCGGCGCCGGGATGAAGTGGCTGCTTATGTGTATAACCGGTACGGCGAAGATCACGTGGCCGCCGTGTGTACCTACCAGACGTTCCAAATCCGTTCCGCCATTCGGGAAGTGGGCCGGGTGATGGGATTTCCCCCGCCCCTGCTCGATCGCCTAGCCAAGCGAATTCCGCACATGGTGCGGGCTGGGGAATTGGGAGCGGCGCTGGAACGGTTCCCAGAATTGCGAGACGCGGGAATCGAACACAAACAAGTTTGGCAGCTATTCCACCTGGTGTCCGCCCTCGTCGATATCCCCAGACATATCGGCACCCATTTAGGTGGACTGGTGATCTCCCGGGACCCCTTGACCACCGTCACCTCTTTGCAACGGTCGGCCAAAGGGGTCATCATCACTCCCTTCGACAAGCGAGCGGTGGAAGACGTGGGTTTGATGAAACTGGACCTTCTTTCTCTGCGAACTCTATCCGCAGTGGAGGATACCGTCCAGCTTCTCCACCGCGACGGAAAACCGATCGATCCGGAAGATATCCCTCTGGACGATCCGGACACGTTCGCCGCCATTGGAGAAGGGCGGACCATCGGCGTATTTCAATTGGAGAGCCCCGCCCAGCGCGCCCTGCAGGTTCGTCTCAAACCCGATCACCTCGAAGATTTGGTCGCCAGTGTAGCGCTTATCCGCCCGGGTCCGATCAAAGGCAATATGGTAGAACCCTTTTTGGAACGGCGAAGGGGGAATGCGGAATTCCATTATATTCATCCCGCCTTAAAACCCATTCTGGACAAGACGTACGGGGTCATCCTTTTTCAGGAACAAGTGATCGAAATCGTCACAGCGGTGGCTGGATTTACTCCTGGTGAAGCAGACCGCCTCCGCCGGGTGATGAGCCACCACCGCTCCCTCCGGGAAATGGAGGAAATTGGGAAAATTTTTCTAGAAAAGTCCATGGCCAGGGGGGTCTCCCGAGAGACGGCGGAGCAGATCTACAACTACATCAAGGGATACGCCTCATACGGTTTTTGCGAAGCTCACGCCGCCGCCTTCGCGGCCACCGCCTACCGTACGGCCTATCTGGCTAGACATTATCCGGCGGCCTATTATGCCGGGCTGTTGAATCAGTTCCCGATGGGATATTACCCCATCCACGTCCTATGTTCGGAAGCCCGTCGAAGGGGGGTGGAGATCCTCCCCCCCGATGTCAATAACAGTGAAACGGGGTGCCGTTTAGAGAAGGGAAACATCAGACTGGGACTGAACCTCATCAAAGGCCTTCCGAGGGAGGAAGTGGCGCGAATCGTCGAGGATCGGGAACGCCAGGGTCCCTTCGCCTCTCCGGAGGAGTTTTGCCTTCGAATCCATCCATCCCGAACTTTGCTTGAAAATCTGATTCTGACCGGAGCCTTTGACCGCCTTTATCCGAATCGCCGTCAACTCCTTTGGTACCTAGAAGATCTTTTGCAACATCCGGGAGTTGATATCCATTGGACACAAATCCTTCCGCCCCCCGGAGACAGCGGAGATTTCACATTGAAAGAACGTCTCTTTCACGAATACCGATTGATTCAGGTGGGATTGTCCGGCCACCTCATGGAACTATTCCGGCCGACCCTGCGAATGCGGCGATTTTTGCCCGTGGTCGATTTGGAATCCTTTGAAGGGAAAGAGGTGTGGACGGCGGGCATCTTGGTCCGCCCCCACCGTCCGCCAACCCCATCGGGAAAAACAGTGGTATTCTTTAGCTTGGAGGATGAAACCGGCATGGTGGACGCTGTGATGTTTGAGAAAGAATATCGGCGTTCAGGAGGAGACTTATTTCGCCCTGACGCCATCGCCCTTGGGGTTCACGGGACGGTGGAACGCCGCCGGGGTCATCTGCAACTCGTGGTCGACCGGGTGCGAGCTTTAATTTGA
- the serC gene encoding 3-phosphoserine/phosphohydroxythreonine transaminase has protein sequence MSQGKRALNFNAGPAALPLEVLEQAREEFVDFGGTGMSVMEMSHRSKTYEAIHNETAALVRELLGVPEGYDVLFLQGGASLQFAMVPMNFLPKGKAAGYVLTGSWSEKALKEAQRLGETFVAASTKDGHYRRIPGAEEISFGRDSAYLHVTSNNTIYGTEWASFPDTDPVPLVADMSSDILSRKIDVRQFALIYAGAQKNLGPSGVTLVIVRKDMVERAPEDLPTMLQYRTHAKNNSLYNTPPTFGIYMMGLVLKWVKGQGGVEAVERRNREKAGLIYKVIDDNPDFYLGHAEPTSRSLMNVTFRLPTPELEKEFLDGAKAEGFVGLNGHRSVGGCRASLYNAVPVEHCAALRDYMVEFRKKHA, from the coding sequence ATGTCTCAGGGGAAACGCGCGTTAAACTTTAATGCCGGGCCGGCCGCCCTTCCGTTGGAGGTTTTGGAGCAGGCCCGGGAGGAGTTCGTCGACTTCGGGGGCACGGGGATGTCCGTCATGGAGATGAGCCACCGCAGCAAAACCTACGAGGCGATCCACAACGAAACGGCCGCCCTCGTTCGGGAGCTGCTTGGGGTGCCGGAGGGGTACGACGTGTTGTTCCTCCAGGGCGGAGCCAGTTTGCAGTTTGCCATGGTTCCGATGAACTTTCTCCCGAAGGGCAAAGCGGCGGGCTACGTCTTGACCGGCAGCTGGTCCGAAAAGGCATTGAAAGAGGCTCAGCGACTCGGAGAGACTTTTGTGGCGGCCAGCACCAAAGACGGTCATTATCGGCGCATCCCGGGGGCGGAGGAGATTTCCTTCGGCAGGGACAGCGCCTATCTGCATGTGACGTCTAACAACACGATCTACGGGACCGAGTGGGCCAGTTTTCCGGACACCGATCCGGTGCCTCTCGTGGCCGATATGTCCAGCGATATCCTATCCAGAAAGATCGATGTTCGCCAGTTTGCGCTGATTTACGCCGGAGCCCAGAAAAACCTGGGCCCCTCCGGGGTGACCCTGGTGATTGTGCGGAAAGACATGGTGGAGAGAGCGCCGGAAGATCTGCCGACGATGCTCCAGTACCGGACCCACGCAAAAAACAATTCGCTGTACAATACTCCGCCGACCTTCGGGATTTACATGATGGGCCTGGTGTTGAAGTGGGTCAAAGGACAAGGCGGGGTGGAGGCAGTGGAGCGCCGAAACCGCGAAAAGGCGGGGCTGATTTACAAAGTGATCGATGACAATCCCGATTTCTACCTGGGCCATGCCGAACCGACGAGCCGGTCGCTGATGAATGTCACCTTCCGATTGCCCACGCCGGAACTCGAGAAGGAATTCCTGGACGGTGCAAAGGCGGAGGGTTTTGTCGGGCTAAATGGTCACCGGTCGGTGGGTGGATGCCGAGCTTCTTTGTACAATGCGGTACCCGTAGAGCACTGCGCCGCATTGCGGGATTATATGGTGGAGTTTCGGAAAAAGCACGCCTGA